The Liolophura sinensis isolate JHLJ2023 chromosome 8, CUHK_Ljap_v2, whole genome shotgun sequence sequence CAGGCCATACAGTCTACCAAACCAAACAACTACAGTCTAGTTTCGGAAACTTAAGAATATACGTAAAACGTTATACGTTTTTCTCGCACGCGACTCACAGCGGTTTGGCCTACATTCTTTCCCTTTCCCCTATTACATACTGCATACAAACATGCATTATTTTCTAGGGTAGGATCACAAAAGTTTGCAGACAAGGGTGGAAACTCTTTCTCTCAACCCTGTAGCCCACAGTGCAGCTGTAATCCTCGTTAGGGCTCatctgttgttgtttatttatattgCACACTTTGCCATCGGTGACTTTGGACTCGCGTGTTCAGGATTGCCGACCCCGTGGTTCGCTCGCGCCACCGATCAAGTACCTGTTGCTGGAGTAGACTGAACTGGTATCGGTGGGCTTTTACTGGGATTATCAGGGATTATCTCCCAACAATGCGTTAGGATAATGGCCACAAGAATTCCACATTTGAGGTGATGACATGCTACAAAGCAGGATGACTATGCCATTCGTCTGCACAGAAGCTGCTCATGAAACACCACAATTCGCTGAAAGTACTCGGTGCACTTAACGTCGACCACTCGCTGCTATCGGATATGGCGTTGTCGCGTGGCGGTCTAGTAAGTGGTGATAACTGCAAGGTGGTTGTACGAGGGGGCAGTCTGGAGGATGTAAGAGCCAAAAGTACTACGTCAGACTTGGACCAAGGAATCCAATCGTATCAGGTAGGTTTTGGCGTGGGAACAGCCAACATACACCTAATTAACGCCTGTATAAATTGTTCATATTCCTGGTCAAACGTGAACTCAGCGTATATCTCAGAAATCGTTCCGTTGTCTAAAGCCGACCTCACTAGCGTGTATCAACAAGTGGCAACTGCTTGTACGTCTCACAGAGGCCTGAACTGTGTGAATCAGGGGCCAGCCAGCCTTCGGTAGGAGGTTTCAATGGCTGCATTAACGTGGTTGTAAACGGTGGATATACATTGTTGGTAAACGCTACccttttgtacatatatacacagcacGGATATGTctcatatacagtatatagtgAATCTGAAGGGGATTGAGTATAAAAAGTATTTTAGAGGCCATAGAAATGTATATGTGAACAAGTAGCAACTTACTTTTACGTCTTAACCTGGAACACGTTGAGCACGAGTTAGCCTTCTATATAAGTCTATATACTTATATTCTATGAGTGATCTCGGATGGCTGAATTAAACTATAAAGATACACGTTATACAAGCAAAAATCTCATTCCAGTCACCTGTATAGGCGACACTGACATACATCATGTTTTATAGTGTGAAGCTTGAAGGATTAAGTATGAATTAAGGGCTGTACAGGTCGTGTAAATGTTTATGCGTGTGTATACCTTCAGACGtgtgtacacaaaaaacatCTACACAGGTGACGCGAAATGCATGAGGTATAGGTCTCACAGCCTATTTCACGGTACGCTAACTTCAGTACAGCGTAGAACCCTTCCCCTCAATAGTAATTTGAGCCAAAGTTGTTTAGTCTATTAATCGTCCCTGCCTTTGCGATGacgatttcattttatttgattgattggtgtttttaggccgtactcaagaatatttcacttatacaatggcggtcagaattattgtgggaggaaactgggcagagcccgggggaaacacacagccatctgcaggtcataccatcccacgtacggccggagaggatgacGATTTCAGAGCAAACttactttaaaaatatataGTCGGTCAATCCGATTTTTACCGAGTCGAAAGGTACCCATTGCtcatttgcatacatgttaCAGCCATTAacgtcacaggttcgaatccaaatgggttatttgttttatgataAACTTCTGTTCGAAGATTGGACTGTGCTATTAAATGAAATTTGGGCTGTATTTCTGTGTCTTTTCAGTTGTTTTATTCATCTGTACCTGTCTATGACTATCTGCGCAGCCATCATAATAGGTTAACAGTAATAGGCGAACTGAGGTGTCTGAGTGATCGAGCGACGGTGTCGTCCTTGGTGTCTGATCAACCTATTTAATGCCAGTAATTTATACTAGCAGCATTAAATAAAACACGAAGTAATAGACACTTGGTCCATGTGATATACTGAAAGTTATTTCATTCCTAAGCGAATTttctgtattaaatatgaagaaATTATAACGACGTAATATTGCTTTAGGagacatatttcacaaaatacagttactgtaattcttctaattattAGAACACATATGAAAGCAACAACTTATAATTCTcgttcttcttcttttttttttcataaaagtaaAGATGTGTACATATTGTTCAATAGATGAATATACCACGTgaaaaaatacaattacatgtatatattggccCCCCAAAAATGTGCACTTTAAACTGCAAACGAATTCCGAGTTTACATCATCTATATCTAATAAATTTGTATAGGTATTCAACATATCATAACGATCATGTATCACATGTCAGCAATGTATAATGCAGAATTtataatttttctaatttttgggacacacTGACCCTTTGATACTTGACCGTCATGATATGTTGGATACCGCTACAAATTTCTTAGATACGGATAATGTCAACTTTGCATTCCCTGGCAGTTTCAGGTGCACAGTTTTTAACGTGGAGTCAAAGTACAATTTATATCTTTTACATTCCGTTCCTTTTAAATGACTTTTGCGTGTCTGCATACATAACCAACAAGCTTAAAGTTCATCTTAACCATGAGTTATGTTGTAGCCTCGCGCAGATGATATGTCATCGTGTCACCTGATTTATAAATATAGACTAATTACTGCACGCATGGATTCTAAAATAACCAGTCATATAGGGATGATGCCAGTCTTATATCATGTGCTGTCactttatttcatatatacatacactagtAACAGTGATAGATCGCCTGAGTGAATACATGCCTTAACCATGGAGCGACGTCTTTAAGACTAGAGTCATTGATTATACCATCTAGATCGAGTATACACGGCATCCCGCTGCTATAGCCACCAGGATCATGCACACCTGATCAGCTTTTCAACACAAACGCATGCGCACTGGAGGAAATCTTTGGTTTGTAGTACAGTTCAAACATCCGAAATGTGGAGCTTTGGTTTCTTCCTGTATTATCTTGAGCACAGGGCACTGTTGCCTGACGACTGGGTCATATGTTTGTCTTCCTGTCGTGTTTCCTTCGTTGCAAGTGTGTAACACTGATTTGAATGGCGCAGCCACGAGAGTATCAATGCGAAACCGGATTAAATGTGTCGTAGGATATTTTAGTCCGTTTTCGAGCAGAAGAAATCTTCTGCGGTAGTTCCGCAGAACAGTCTGGGATTGAAAAAAGAGTGAGTGAAAGTGTTCAGAAAAAGGATATAGCGCAAAAATGCGAGCTCATCGGATCAATTTCTCTTTACAATAAGTGACTGAATACAAAGTATAGCTACTAGCTACAgctttgtgatttttatttcaagaaatcgaacaaaaacatgttattCTTCGGTGACTGAAAGCGTTTCTCATCGTAACTCTCATGGCTGTGCCACTGGAATCAAAGTTATATATTTGCAACTAAAGTTTTCCGAAACCAGTGATTGTCAAATAAGCAGTCAAACAGAGCCAAAGGTATTTAAAATAAAGGGTTAAGTAACTGTATTAGTCAATACATCTTGGGACTATTCAATAAATTCGTTGTGGGGCAatcaatcattttaaaaaacattcagTCCACTAGTAAATCTATCAATTCAAAATTATTGATAAATTAGCTATCAATTGGCCAGTACTTTATTGAACTATATATGTAAGGagtaagcgggaaggtctgcggatggtcgtgggttttccccgggctctgcctggtttcctcaccaccataatatatatatatatatatatatatatatatatatatatatatatatatatatatatatatatatatatatatatatatatatatatatatatatatatatatatatatatatatatatatatatatatataaataagcaaacaaatcaTTGACGTTGTTGTATTTCTGGCTTGACAGCAAAAAGTTCGTCATGGTGTGGAACAACTCAAACGCACCCGAAGCGCCTTCCGCCTGGATGAACTCAACGGTCAGTTCAGTTTCCTCCGACAGTTCACCTGGAATAACGAATTACGTACCTTGATGACAGGTTAGTGGCCCTTAACGTgtttgtgatgttgttgttgttcggtCTGTGCTAGCAGACCAAAATTTCGGACAGTTTATATTAGAAATTAGAATAACTTTGTAGCGGAGAATCAGTTTTATTAATATCTTTATAACAAAAGGCtctacaaaatgtatatatatattctatcaATTGGGGTGAAATCTGCTATAGCAATGTGGAAAATATAGGTCTGCTAAAATTAAAGGTGTTCCTATTTGATTGATGCTCTAAGCTGTAGTCAACAATATTATACCATTATCAAAGAGGCCAGGCACTACATCACACCAAGTACCTGGCAAATCTCTTGATGCAAGGCCGCAAGGGATATTCAGTCATGTAAGCACCCGTATTGGTCAGTTAAGGCGTCCATTGGTGACCGTATATATTGGAAAAAAACTTCATTCATTAGCATAATGGCTAATGTGTGATAAAAACGAAACAAGTTAAGTGGATCCTAAACCAATAAACATCCAAGGTTGTCCTTTACCTTTTCCCTCCCCACTCTTTAATTCTCTTCTTTGACAGCTATAGTAAACAAGCGTTTAGtacttaagtcaaactttacCAGCCCATGCTCTGTCTTTATTACAGAGGAGATAGTGGACTTACGGCGAGAGAGGATGAGTTTGATAGCAGAGCTGGAAATGATGCGTGAAGAGAATGTACGCCTGAGATGCCAGCTGTCTCACGCAAAGAATGCCCAGGAGCGACTAGATGTGGCCAACGAGCACAAAATGAGGCTCATGGGAGACTTAAAAGACCTCCATCAGGAACGTGAAGTATTAAGGTGCGAACTCGCGAGATCTCGCGAGATTTATTCCAGATTACAGGAAGTCAATGGTGATAAACTGCGCATGAACAGAAAACTGGGGGAGATGATGGACATCAACGATCATTTACAGAATGAACTTGTGAAAGTGCGAGAAGAAAACCGGAAGTTGATCGAAATGGTGGAAGACGCGAATGAGGACAGGAACGAAATGCGAATTTCCTTAGAGCACGCGACTTTGGATTGTCAGAGAGTACGGCGCGAACTGGAGTCTGCGCAGTCAGAAAACGCAAGGTTGTGGGAGAGACTGCAGCAGGCGCACGAGCATCAGGAAAAAATGACGGATGAGCTTTTAGCGACTGCCGCAACATTCGGCACTACCAAATATAAAAGTGAAACTTTGCCACaggaaacaaaaaatacatgaaatgtatTCGTTGTAGTTTATTGGCAGTTTCAATTTTATCATGACGTCATATCCACAATGCGCACATGCGCCATGCATAGTCTGACAAAGTGGATGACATCACTAGATCCCATTAGTCATCAAGTTCTGTACCTACCTCTGAGCAAAGTGGGAAATGTGATATAATCGACATTCTTTATAGACCGACGTCGTATGAGTTGTGGAAAAACGAGGTTTACAAAACACCTGGACATATGTTAAAGATGGCTACCTATTCGCGATGGAGAAATTTTGTCCTAATTTACGCAATGGTTCTTTAGCAGtatgataattggcaaatggtcaagcatattaccggtgaaatccggtaaCATTCGTTTTACCATTTTATCTCAGGAAGagctttattctgactgttcatctTGTTGCTTCAGGAGAAGCAACATAATGGCTTAAATAGGACTAGGTAAAAAAATTGCGGTgatgatatttattaatttattagacaaaaCTATATCAGTGCCTTTATTGCATGAGGTGTGTATCAAATGTAACTCTATGGTTTGTCCAGGGGCTGTCAAGGTGGTCGTCACTGagctctgtttcctccaccaaaaaACCTTGCCGCTGTTTTAAAAGTTGCCGTAAATCATAATACATTCTTAAAGTTTAGAGTTCGTTACGCTCAAAATCTTCTTTTTAACACCTTTCAATGCCGGGATATGAAAGAGGGCCATCTGGTAAAGGGAGATTATAATGTTAGTTCTGGAACAGGCTTACGCTTGTTGCTTATCTTTGAACCATGTACAACCAGGTGTGTTACTTATGTCGTGttggaatgtacatgtttatttttgtatgacGAAAGCTGAgtgataaaatatgtaaaacgtgttttctgtaaaagtctttcttatttctttcGACTTTTCAATAGAAAAGATCGTTTTAAAAAGAAGTTTGACAAGAATATGCACAAATGGACATATGTTTTATGATAACTTGTCAATTAAATATCATATTCGTTAAGAATATTCCACAGTTACAATGAGCGTGAGGAAACATAATCCTGAACATTGTATTATCCTGAATAGAAAAACTTTGCCTTAGAGCAGCTCGCTTAATGGTGCAGACTTGCTGTGTATGTAGTAAAATGTCTCAGCAGCCAAGCTGCCTATCAAAGCTGCGATGTTCGTCAGCTCAGCCCGGTTGCGGTAGTGAAACCGGATCCCTCTCTGCCAAAATTAGAGCCGGCTTCTCCAGCAAACACTTCCAGGTTGTGCAGACCTGGATCTCGGTCGTGGTGTCCTAAATTTGGAATTAATGGTAATTCCCGAATCTTCACCTGAGCTCAGACCTCGATTACCTCTATCACACTGATACATGGTCTCTCCTCTTCGCGGTGGGAAGCTGGGCAATAGATCTTGGCAATTCTAGATAATTGGTCATGATGACTATACGCCAAACTATCTACACTCGCGAAATTACCTTCTTTGCTGATATATAACACCTCAATATCATAATTAAGGCTAAGTAATGTTCCTTGAAAGCAAGCAAATGTCAAAAGATATTTTTTACTTCTATACTGTTCTGTATAACTCGCCTTTCATAAAGGATGGCCGATTTCGATCTTGACTCAgcgatctatatatatatgtgataggTAAATAGCATAGAGATGAGCACAATATGTTTCTTTGTAAACATTGCAAGGTAAAGTTTAGGCCTTTGCTTAGGGGTCATCAGAGAATTGCTTCCACCTGTTTGTGCCTGCAAAACGAGCTGTTCTAACTGCCACTGTGAAAATACCATCGCGGGCTACGGGGAATATGCAGATAGTATGACGGTAACCCTTTCAGGGTCTAGTGAGAGATGAAACACGGTGAGGATAGCTGTTGCCAATATGGTGTACAGGTACTAAATATATCGTGTGTTCCTTGGATTAAGTGTTGCTTGGCGGTTAGAGTGTTAACCCAGTTACGAACACCAGACGCCGGCATGATGGAATGGGCGCATAGGTAGGGAAGGCGTTAGCAGCTAACGGTCTTCTGTAGtcttctgttttcttctgtacACTGGTAGTGAGGTTTTGGCACCGGTTTGGGGCTCGTCCAAGGCTGGGCAGCGTAGGCAGTGTCCTTGGCCCACGTATACATCACGCTGTGCCCGGTACCTGTCGACGAAGCGTGTTTCATTGCCCGACAGTTTACTGATTATTTTTCCGTGTGCGGCTTCTCGGGGCCTCTTCGCAGTTTCCATGTGTTTGAGATAGTTGAAGTATTTCGTTTCGAGGGACACCCGCTCGCGGCGAGAACCCGCTCTTCAACTCGGCGGTGTTTTGCAATATCTGGAGGGAGGAGTTTTCGCTTTTGACTGAAACTCTCAGCTTTGTGAGTTAAACTGTGCAAAAAGGAACGCAGACAGAAAATTGCCCACCACAATGGCTGGACGCAAAGGCGCATACAGTATTCTAAAGGGAATGAACATGAGTGTGCCGGGAGCGATGCATGCGGCCGATACGGCATCAGGCCAGCAGACTAGTACAGGCGTGCCCCAAAGTACACCGATCAAGGTTACGTCATCAATACGGTTACAGCCTGCCAAATCCACATCAGGAATTCAGCTACAACAAGTATCAGCTCCCCAAGGAGAAGGACAGTTCCAGAATTTGGGATCCAGTATAAGGGCACAGGTGCCGGATCAAACTTCCGCAAATATGTCCTCGCAAAAAGTTACTAAAATTTCTGTACAGCATCAGAAGTCTGGGCAAAGCAGGGTGCAACAGTCGACACCACAGTTTCAGCAGTCTACACCACAGTTTCAGCAGTCGACACCACAGTATCAACAATATACACCACAATTTCAGTCGTCTCCGCAACAGTTTCAACAGTCCACGCCTCAGTATCAACAACCTGCATCCCAGTTTCAACAGCCAACTCAGCTTACACAATCCTCCAAGGGCACTCCTGTACAGATCCAACGACAATCAGCCATTCATCAAAGGACTAGTCAGATGCAGTCAAATGTGGTGCCTAATCAGTACCAGCCAGtccatcaacaacaacagccacaAACGACAACAGTCAGGCTCCAACAAAGCAATCAACAATCAACTGGTTATCCAAACCAACTTTTGGGCCAACAGGAACTAGGCTGGGGACATGTAGAATTCGAGCCGGTAAAACAACAACCAAGACAAAGGCGAACACGACAACAGCAGGCGCAGCCTCAACAGCAAGCTTCAAATTTTCAACGCGACTCCGGTGAAACTGATTTCAGTTTCCCTCCCGTATCGAGCCTTTCAAAGCAGTTTCAGGAAGGTAAACCAACACCAATACATTACGATAACGAAGCAGCAAGTGATCAAGACTACATCGggtcacaacaacaacaacagtttcaGCCAAGCCCTTCATTTGGATCCCAGTATTCACAACCAACAGCGGTAGATGGTCCGAAACCTTCTAGACAGCAACCTAAACAGAAATGGCAACCAAAGCAGCAATCATCAGAGCCAACATTTGGAACCCAGTACACAGCTGCTAGTCCTAAAGTACAAAGATGGCAACCACCGCAGGCAACACAGCAACCAACTTCTGAACCACAGAGTCAGCAGTATCAACCTTGgcaacagcagcaacaacaacaaccacaaaaacaGCCGTggcaacagcaacaacagcagCCTCCAGCAGCTCAGTCTTTTGGAACTCAGTTTACACCGGCTAGCCCAAAACCACAACGATGGCAACCAAAGCAAACAACGCAACAATCAACATCTGACACACCAAGTCAACAGTATAAGCcttggcaacaacaacaacaacaacagccccAGCAGCAACCATGGCAACAACAGCAACcttggcaacaacaacaacagcagcaacaaccTAAGAGTTCTTTTGGGACATCTTTTCAGCAAGAGCCGAAGCCGACGCCTTCATTTGGAAGTCAGTTTGGTCAACAAACCACCACTGGAAGTCCTAAACCTAAAAAACAACCATCCCAGCCTCAACCGGCGGTGCCATCATTTGGAACAGCATATGGCCAAGCGGCTGTGGTCAGCAGTCCTAAACCAAAACGTCAAGCGTCTCAACCACAGCCTGCTGTGCCATCGTTTGGAACTCAGTACGGCCAACCTTCTGTAGGTAGTCCTGCTGCCAGACGAACACCATCACAACCTCAGGCCGCAGTCCCATCATTTGGTACACAATACGGTAGTCCAAAGACGTCCCGGCCTACTTCATACGGAAGTCAGTATGATCAAGAAGGCGACCAAAGCCAAGTCCAAccagcacaacaacaacaaacgcCATCATTTGGAACTGCGTACAGCGctagtcagcaacctgccgcaCCATCATTCGGAACACAGTTCACAGCCAAGGGAAAACCACCTGCAACATCAGAGAGCCCCAGATCCGTCCCCAGCCATCCAGCCGCACACGGAATTTATTACATGGACGCTGGGAAAACATCAGGTCAGTACGGCCAAGCAACAGGAGCGAAGAacgtgcaacaacaacagcaacaacaacaaaagactAGTCAATTCCAGGGAGGCCAGTCATCTCAAGGCCAGTATAAACAGAACGTTACAGCACATAGTGACAAAGGACCAGCTGGAACTCGCCAAAGCCAGCAAACCAGCAGTGTTAGTTCCTCATTCGGAGTTCAGTTTGTACCAAAAGACGAGAGCAAAGCAAAATCGGAACTGGAGATGAAACGGAAACAGATTGTTCAGCAGCAAGATGTGGGTACCCAGTTGACCTTCGAGGACATCAAAAACCGCGTGGCCAAATTACGCACAGATTTGTTCAACTCACGAGACGAAAACCAAGAACTACAAGACGAGATGAGAAACCTTAACAACATCATGAGCGAGGTAAGAAATCCATGTATTCTGAGTGTTTCGTCATCATTTTAATACCTTACAGTTTCATAGATTTTACGTCGTTGTATTCCAGTAGTGTTTTAATACGGCACGTTCCTATTTCACATTGCTACATTAACATGTTTCTATGTCATCATATTGTTACGTTAGCATGCTCTTGTGTCATTCTGTTGGTACGTCCGAATGTGTCTATGTCATTATAATGGTATGTCAACATGCTTCTGTCTCATCCTTTTGGTGTTAGCATGTTTCTGTGTCATCATATTCGTACGTCAGCATGTTTTCGTGTCATTATATTGCTACGTCAGCATGTTTCATTGTCATCATATTGCTTCATCAGCATGTTTCTGGGTCTTCCTGTTGACACGTCAGCATGTTTCTGTGTCATTCTATTGATACGTCAATATGTTTCTATGTCATCCTATCTGTACGTCATTTTGTTTCTATGTCATCATATTGGTACGTCAGTATGTTTCTATGTCATCGTATTGCTACGTCAGCATGTTTCTATGTCATCATATTGTTTCGTCATGTTGTTTCTATACCATCATATTGGTACGTCAGCATGTTTCTATGTCATCATATTCATACGTCAGCATGTTTCTATGTCATCATATTGGTTCGTCATGTTGTTTCTATACCATCATATTGGTACGTCAGCATGTTTCTATGTCATCATATTCATACGTCAGCATGTTTCTATGTCCTGATATTAATACATCGACCTGTGTCAACAGTGTTTATGACATGGCGGTTCACACGCCAACATATTTCACACTTATGAAATAATGGTTCCTGCGTCAACATGGTAGTTAGcgtgtcagcgcggcgcaatgatccaggagacTCTTGTAAATgcgaccgctgtgagttcaagtccagctgatggtcttgcaacaacctacggatgatcgtggtttCCCTTGGCCTGTGTTCTTCTTCCATCATAATACTAACCTCcgcggtataagtgaaatattcttgagtgcagctcaagaatcaaataaataaatacattgataaagtatataaattttcaaggttttttttttcagatttttgggCCATTTACCCTTCGAGAAGTTGTTCATTACATAACCTGAATAATCACAAGAACTATTTCATTAGTGCGCTAGTACTGGTTTATCTTTGTGCCTTATCCTCctaagtaaaataatttttaaccTTACATAGCAATCGCTATAAAACCTGCGACCTCAGATTTTCTGAGAGAGTGTTGACCGAAagttttacagtattttacatGGAGCATTCCCGAATAAGACTAACCCATTGCAAGAGTGACATATAAGGGGATCTGTTCCTCAGTCCAGAaataatgtttcatttgtaaaaaACCTTCCAAGATTTCAGTAATAACAATGAAGTTCTCTAGCCTAGAGCTCTCTTTGGTCGAGTGAAAAACAAAGGGCTCCTAATAAAAGTCCAGGGCATGTTTGTATATCCATAGCTGGTATGTTGTAGGCGGATGtacttattttctgtttcagatgaAGGTTCAGTACGAGTCCAGTGAGAGACAGAAACAAGCTCTGGCACATCAAAGCGAAGAGTTAAGCGGTAAGCGAAGATAACACTTTGATCCATTTCCTGGTCTGATTGAGAATATAAGCATCTTAAAACACATTATTAATACCATGTGTGAAGGCCAAAATAACATTGTGTTATTTTAGCTAGCTTACATTTTTGAGACtaattttagaagaaattaCCTACACctgaaaacttaaaaataaatgtttaacgCCTTGTTAAAGAATTGTTCACCTCTTTCTGAGGGTGACCAGGCTTATGAGTAGATGAAACCGGAGTAAACCGTGCACAGCTCTTGGCAAGGTACCTAAAAACCTCATGATTTGAGGCCACAACCTAGGAAGCGagacctggattcgaacacgctgCCCCTTTGGTGATAGCCTTGATAATGGCAGGGAGCCAGCATGTTAACCATGTGAGCAGCGAGGGTCTGATCTCTAGTAAAtcacaagtgaaatatatatatctttctTGACAGATATGATTCACGACCTCAAGTCAGAGGAAACTCGCCTGAGACTCGAGCTGGAGAGGAGCGAAGCGGAGAACGAACGGCTGATGAGAGACCTGGAACGCGCGAAGGACACCGCTGAAGAACTACAGGACACCACCGCAGCCAACATCCGGATGTCCATGCAGATGCGCGACGTACAAGGAGAGCAGAAGCGCATGCGCAGAGAGCTGGATCGCGTCTGCGCAGATAAAGCGGAACTGGAAGACTGCCTACAAGACGCCAACTCTTCGTACAACAAGCTGAAAATGGACCTGGATATGATGAACGACAGCATCATCGGCCTGCAGAGGTCGCTGGTGGCCGCGGAGTCTGAGAGAAGTCTGCTATGGGATCGACTGGCGCAAGCACAGAAGGACAAAGAACAGATGATGGAGGAACTAATTCTCACGGCGGAAGAATTCGAGGGTATTTAAATCTCCCGTAGTCTTCCGTAGTATTCTTTACCCCACAGTGACCTATAGGAGACACACATTTTCACAACGGTCGAATGAAAACGAGACGAGACATTAAAGTAACAGGACATACAGTAAATGATACTCGAAGAACGAAGAGTACCTTGCTGTATGCCTACATAGGATGTAAATAGATATATAGATTTTATTGTATAGGTGTGTACAGAGAGCATTTCGCATAGCATAAAAGTAGCGTGCATTAGTAAGTATAACATAAACTGAAGGCGGTGAATGTCCATGCTGCCAGTAAATGCGCCCCCATACAGTTTATCCAGCAGTTTAAGACACTTACAGCCATACAATAACAGTTATT is a genomic window containing:
- the LOC135473268 gene encoding uncharacterized protein LOC135473268 — encoded protein: MAGRKGAYSILKGMNMSVPGAMHAADTASGQQTSTGVPQSTPIKVTSSIRLQPAKSTSGIQLQQVSAPQGEGQFQNLGSSIRAQVPDQTSANMSSQKVTKISVQHQKSGQSRVQQSTPQFQQSTPQFQQSTPQYQQYTPQFQSSPQQFQQSTPQYQQPASQFQQPTQLTQSSKGTPVQIQRQSAIHQRTSQMQSNVVPNQYQPVHQQQQPQTTTVRLQQSNQQSTGYPNQLLGQQELGWGHVEFEPVKQQPRQRRTRQQQAQPQQQASNFQRDSGETDFSFPPVSSLSKQFQEGKPTPIHYDNEAASDQDYIGSQQQQQFQPSPSFGSQYSQPTAVDGPKPSRQQPKQKWQPKQQSSEPTFGTQYTAASPKVQRWQPPQATQQPTSEPQSQQYQPWQQQQQQQPQKQPWQQQQQQPPAAQSFGTQFTPASPKPQRWQPKQTTQQSTSDTPSQQYKPWQQQQQQQPQQQPWQQQQPWQQQQQQQQPKSSFGTSFQQEPKPTPSFGSQFGQQTTTGSPKPKKQPSQPQPAVPSFGTAYGQAAVVSSPKPKRQASQPQPAVPSFGTQYGQPSVGSPAARRTPSQPQAAVPSFGTQYGSPKTSRPTSYGSQYDQEGDQSQVQPAQQQQTPSFGTAYSASQQPAAPSFGTQFTAKGKPPATSESPRSVPSHPAAHGIYYMDAGKTSGQYGQATGAKNVQQQQQQQQKTSQFQGGQSSQGQYKQNVTAHSDKGPAGTRQSQQTSSVSSSFGVQFVPKDESKAKSELEMKRKQIVQQQDVGTQLTFEDIKNRVAKLRTDLFNSRDENQELQDEMRNLNNIMSEIFGPFTLREVVHYIT
- the LOC135473140 gene encoding uncharacterized protein LOC135473140, encoding MKVQYESSERQKQALAHQSEELSDMIHDLKSEETRLRLELERSEAENERLMRDLERAKDTAEELQDTTAANIRMSMQMRDVQGEQKRMRRELDRVCADKAELEDCLQDANSSYNKLKMDLDMMNDSIIGLQRSLVAAESERSLLWDRLAQAQKDKEQMMEELILTAEEFEGI